Proteins encoded within one genomic window of Bacillus sp. F19:
- a CDS encoding DUF1850 domain-containing protein has translation MKKKLLFVPMLFIALILIFFIPFKKTVAFHFEDTSKLLAYLSVNEMDTFQVRYTHSIHLTDVVETYELSNKQIKQIELSYDTFAVGMPSGPEGEEVFERKNGRYIISNMNRTFPFIDLSTGQVVANHRAVYKGKEYELKKYIEPGTWVRISYETMNLFQLFRGVKMNEG, from the coding sequence ATGAAGAAAAAGCTATTATTCGTTCCCATGCTTTTCATCGCTTTGATTCTCATCTTTTTTATCCCGTTTAAGAAAACCGTTGCTTTTCATTTTGAAGACACAAGCAAACTATTGGCTTACCTTTCTGTTAATGAAATGGATACTTTTCAGGTAAGGTATACCCATTCCATTCATCTGACAGATGTGGTTGAAACGTATGAACTTTCGAATAAACAGATCAAACAAATTGAGCTTTCATATGACACGTTTGCAGTAGGCATGCCTTCCGGGCCCGAGGGTGAAGAAGTTTTTGAGAGAAAGAATGGACGGTATATCATTTCAAATATGAATCGGACATTTCCGTTTATTGACCTCAGCACAGGACAGGTAGTAGCCAATCATAGAGCAGTATACAAAGGAAAAGAATATGAATTGAAAAAATACATAGAACCCGGTACATGGGTCAGAATCAGCTATGAAACCATGAATCTTTTTCAGCTTTTTAGAGGAGTGAAAATGAATGAAGGATGA
- a CDS encoding TRAP transporter permease gives MKDEEVKFLSLEEQQEILEKYDPEAATRKLTGIMGWIAFLGLLSFSLFQLYTAIFSVFTAQIQRSVHLGFALSLIFLLFPLSKKKKETGKWQVGWYDIVLALLSIVVGAYWPLFMEDIAMRVGILTTTDFAIGIIAILLVLEATRRAVGLPITIIAIIFMLYGIFGQYMPGFLQHGGLSLERLVQTMFFTTEGILGTPLGVSATFIFLFLLFGSFLIQTGVGQYFNDLSAVIAGKRVGGPAKVAIFSSALQGTISGSSVANVVTSGAFTIPMMKKLGYKKEFAGAVEAASSTGGQLMPPIMGAAAFLMVEFIGNGITYWDIAKAAAIPAILYFTGIWIMTHFEAKRLGLRGLTEEEMPNRKEVAKKIYLLLPILAIIILLMTGIPVMHAALYSILIAIVAGFINKETRMGPKAIILALVDGARTALSVAAATAAAGIIVGIVTKTGLGLTLANGLIDLAQGYIIPTLIFTMIASLILGMGSPTTANYVITSTIAAPVIIFMGYPDLAAHLFVFYFGIIADITPPVALAAFAAAGVSGGEPIRTGIQSSKLAIAAFIIPYIFVLSPEMLLIDTTVPEVIWVVFTAVTGMIAIGAGIIGYWMRPMNWIERVLAIIAGLLLIYPEGISDVFGLIMFAGLFAAQFFINRDKDQKIVQQA, from the coding sequence ATGAAGGATGAAGAAGTAAAATTTTTATCACTTGAAGAACAGCAGGAAATTCTTGAAAAGTACGATCCGGAAGCTGCAACGAGAAAGCTCACAGGAATCATGGGATGGATTGCTTTCCTAGGTTTGCTGTCATTCTCCCTTTTTCAATTGTACACAGCAATTTTTTCTGTTTTTACTGCTCAAATTCAGCGTTCCGTCCATTTAGGATTTGCATTGTCGCTTATTTTTCTATTATTCCCGTTAAGTAAGAAAAAGAAAGAAACCGGCAAGTGGCAAGTTGGCTGGTATGATATCGTGCTTGCTCTTCTCAGTATTGTCGTAGGTGCATATTGGCCGCTTTTTATGGAAGACATCGCAATGCGCGTTGGTATCTTAACAACAACTGACTTTGCAATTGGAATTATTGCGATTCTGCTCGTTCTAGAAGCAACAAGAAGAGCGGTTGGCCTGCCTATTACGATTATTGCCATTATTTTTATGCTTTACGGGATATTTGGACAATATATGCCAGGATTTCTTCAGCATGGGGGCTTGAGTCTTGAACGATTGGTTCAGACGATGTTTTTCACAACAGAAGGTATTTTAGGAACGCCTCTAGGGGTCTCGGCAACATTTATTTTCTTGTTTCTGTTATTCGGTTCCTTCTTAATTCAAACAGGAGTAGGCCAATATTTTAATGATTTATCAGCTGTAATCGCAGGAAAAAGAGTCGGCGGACCGGCTAAAGTTGCTATTTTTTCAAGTGCCCTTCAGGGAACTATCAGCGGAAGCTCAGTTGCGAATGTTGTAACCTCAGGGGCATTCACCATTCCAATGATGAAAAAATTAGGATATAAAAAGGAATTTGCCGGAGCTGTTGAAGCAGCATCTTCAACTGGAGGTCAATTAATGCCGCCAATCATGGGAGCAGCTGCTTTCTTGATGGTCGAGTTTATTGGAAATGGCATCACTTATTGGGACATTGCAAAAGCTGCAGCTATTCCAGCTATCCTTTATTTCACTGGGATCTGGATCATGACACATTTTGAAGCGAAACGATTAGGCTTACGGGGATTAACAGAAGAAGAAATGCCTAACCGTAAAGAAGTGGCGAAGAAAATCTACCTTTTGCTTCCGATTCTAGCGATTATCATCTTGTTAATGACAGGTATTCCAGTCATGCATGCAGCCCTCTATTCTATTTTAATTGCAATAGTAGCAGGTTTTATAAATAAAGAAACTCGAATGGGGCCAAAAGCTATTATTTTAGCATTGGTGGATGGGGCGAGAACTGCTTTGTCTGTAGCGGCGGCAACTGCAGCTGCAGGTATCATTGTTGGAATTGTTACGAAAACAGGACTTGGGTTAACGCTTGCAAATGGGCTAATTGACCTTGCACAAGGCTACATTATACCAACACTGATTTTCACTATGATCGCATCCTTAATTTTGGGAATGGGATCACCAACAACGGCAAACTATGTCATCACATCAACAATAGCAGCACCTGTTATCATATTCATGGGCTATCCGGATTTAGCTGCTCATCTATTTGTTTTCTATTTTGGAATCATTGCAGATATTACACCGCCGGTGGCACTAGCAGCTTTTGCTGCTGCCGGAGTATCCGGAGGAGAGCCTATTCGTACAGGGATACAATCGTCGAAGCTTGCTATCGCAGCATTTATCATTCCATACATCTTTGTCCTTTCCCCAGAAATGCTATTAATTGATACAACCGTTCCAGAAGTCATTTGGGTTGTATTTACAGCTGTGACGGGAATGATTGCAATTGGAGCTGGAATCATAGGCTATTGGATGAGACCTATGAACTGGATAGAACGAGTACTGGCTATCATAGCAGGCTTACTATTAATCTATCCAGAGGGAATTTCAGATGTATTCGGTCTAATTATGTTTGCAGGATTGTTTGCAGCACAGTTCTTTATAAATAGAGATAAAGATCAGAAAATAGTACAGCAGGCATAA
- a CDS encoding tyrosine-type recombinase/integrase — protein MRPFPSVRIISLSPSVTEQLKQYKVQKNKERLCLGDKWEGFVRFLLFSTWDGKPMYPSSITAWWRKKLKIFGLPSITFHELRHTSATLLINQGVHVHMKTISARLGHAKIGTTMDLYGHALDSADRELQII, from the coding sequence GTGCGCCCTTTTCCTTCGGTTCGAATAATCTCGCTATCGCCAAGTGTAACGGAACAATTGAAGCAATATAAGGTTCAAAAGAATAAGGAAAGATTATGTCTGGGGGATAAATGGGAAGGTTTTGTGCGATTTTTATTATTTTCTACATGGGATGGTAAACCTATGTATCCATCAAGTATTACTGCATGGTGGAGAAAAAAATTAAAGATATTCGGACTTCCGTCGATTACGTTTCATGAACTAAGGCACACCTCTGCTACATTATTAATTAATCAGGGTGTCCATGTCCATATGAAAACTATTAGCGCAAGGTTAGGTCATGCAAAAATCGGTACAACCATGGATCTATATGGTCATGCTTTAGACAGTGCTGATAGGGAGCTGCAAATAATTTGA